The following proteins are encoded in a genomic region of Oncorhynchus keta strain PuntledgeMale-10-30-2019 chromosome 6, Oket_V2, whole genome shotgun sequence:
- the LOC118385067 gene encoding transmembrane protein 47-like: MSINEVYVFRPFKLIALLCIFLALCLDIVALLSPAWVTAERFSLSLWESCTETEAGWRCLSTLTSDWQIATLVLLLAGAAVTLVTFLVALISLCRGTRIRHYRMVAVFLFTAVVLQACALVLYPIKFIDGTVLQTYHEFNWGYGLGWGGTIFMLGGGILFCLRTDMYEDAMY, encoded by the exons ATGTCGATAAATGAGGTGTACGTTTTCCGACCGTTCAAGTTGATTGCTTTACTTTGTATATTTCTGGCATTGTGTCTGGACATCGTAGCGTTATTGAGCCCCGCCTGGGTAACGGCAGAGCGTTTTTCTTTGTCGCTATGGGAATCATGCACTGAAACAGAGGCTGGCTGGAGATGCCTTTCCACCCTCACATCTG actggcagatcgCCACTCTGGTGCTGCTGCTGGCCGGTGCTGCGGTGACTCTGGTGACCTTCCTGGTGGCCCTCATCTCCCTGTGCCGGGGGACACGCATACGGCACTACCGCATGGTGGCTGTGTTCCTGTTCACTGCAG TGGTCCTTCAGGCCTGTGCACTGGTCCTGTACCCAATCAAGTTCATTGATGGAACTGTCCTCCAGACCTACCATGAGTTCAACTGGGGCTACGGACTGGGCTGGGGAGGCACCATCTTCATGCTAGGGGGAGGCATCCTCTTCTGCCTCCGGACGGACATGTACGAGGACGCTATGTACTGA